Proteins from a genomic interval of Clostridium scatologenes:
- a CDS encoding PTS sugar transporter subunit IIB, protein MNILLACSSGMSTSLVVKKMQEAAANRNIECKIWAVAQDKVEEEMKKADVLLIGPQMRFLKQKFETMAKEIGINMDIIKPMDYGRCDGNSILDAAIELIKK, encoded by the coding sequence ATGAATATTTTATTGGCATGTTCATCAGGGATGTCTACAAGTTTAGTAGTGAAAAAAATGCAGGAAGCAGCAGCAAATAGAAATATAGAATGCAAAATTTGGGCTGTTGCTCAAGATAAAGTAGAAGAAGAAATGAAAAAGGCAGATGTTTTATTAATAGGACCTCAAATGAGATTCTTAAAGCAGAAATTTGAAACTATGGCAAAAGAAATAGGTATAAATATGGATATTATTAAACCTATGGATTATGGAAGATGTGATGGCAATTCAATTTTAGATGCAGCTATAGAACTTATAAAA